In Pseudomonadota bacterium, one genomic interval encodes:
- a CDS encoding PilZ domain-containing protein — protein sequence MTESRDGSGGRAERRAARRLPGGLAATLHVGSAEVKGRIADLSRTGACIEGDRTLAELLLASQRRRGADGQPGTVQVCFTIPADSASDVAVMVQARAVYVVHVHDDIYHCGLEFRLFLKGEAGVTAHLHHCGLPD from the coding sequence ATGACGGAGTCCCGTGACGGTTCAGGCGGCCGTGCCGAGCGGCGCGCTGCCCGGCGGCTGCCGGGCGGGCTTGCGGCGACCCTGCATGTCGGCAGCGCCGAGGTGAAGGGCCGTATTGCCGACCTGTCGCGTACCGGTGCCTGTATCGAGGGTGACCGCACCCTGGCTGAGCTGCTGCTTGCCTCGCAGCGACGCAGGGGCGCAGACGGACAGCCCGGGACGGTGCAGGTGTGTTTCACCATACCTGCGGACAGCGCTAGCGACGTGGCGGTAATGGTGCAGGCCAGGGCCGTCTATGTCGTCCACGTGCACGACGATATCTATCACTGCGGTCTGGAATTCCGGCTGTTCCTCAAGGGCGAAGCGGGAGTCACCGCGCATCTGCACCACTGTGGCCTGCCCGACTGA
- a CDS encoding LOG family protein, with protein MSDSNKRVPDIPLPPDPHYRREPLPECHPKTGEEDPHAPERIRALLASPSYRRADQDVDFLERDEARGLRLHLDYLKPELLLAEHAIRYTVVVFGSTRIPEPAAARRRVERLEQALAARPHDPELRQRLKVAQRVLDNSRYYDLAREFGNLVARSGAQQNGNGLVVMTGGGPGIMEAACRGAFEQGAKTVGLNIDLPHEQYPNPYITPELCFRFRYFALRKLHFMRRACALVAFPGGFGTLDELFEALTLIQTRTIRPLPVVLVGRDYWQRVVDFEFLTDEGVIDGEDRDIFWFAETAEEAWQGITDWYERCGEPLLPPETDK; from the coding sequence ATGAGTGATTCGAACAAGCGCGTACCGGATATACCGTTACCGCCCGATCCGCATTACCGGCGCGAGCCCCTGCCGGAATGCCATCCCAAGACCGGCGAGGAGGATCCGCATGCACCGGAGCGTATCCGGGCGCTGCTCGCGTCGCCAAGCTACCGGCGCGCGGACCAGGATGTGGATTTCCTCGAACGGGATGAGGCGCGCGGGCTGCGTCTGCACCTGGATTACCTGAAGCCGGAACTCCTGCTGGCCGAGCATGCGATACGGTATACGGTTGTGGTTTTTGGCAGTACCCGCATTCCCGAGCCTGCCGCGGCGCGGCGTCGGGTCGAGCGGCTGGAGCAGGCGCTCGCTGCGCGACCACATGATCCGGAGCTGCGCCAGCGGCTGAAAGTCGCCCAGCGTGTCTTGGACAACAGCCGTTACTACGATCTCGCGCGCGAATTCGGCAACCTGGTTGCGCGCTCCGGCGCGCAACAGAACGGCAACGGTCTGGTGGTCATGACCGGGGGTGGGCCGGGTATCATGGAGGCGGCGTGCCGGGGCGCGTTCGAGCAGGGCGCCAAGACCGTGGGTCTGAACATCGATTTGCCGCACGAGCAGTACCCGAACCCCTATATCACCCCCGAACTGTGCTTCCGTTTCCGTTACTTTGCCCTGCGCAAGCTGCATTTCATGCGCCGTGCCTGCGCCCTGGTGGCCTTTCCGGGCGGTTTTGGCACGCTGGACGAACTGTTCGAGGCGCTGACGCTGATCCAGACCCGCACCATCCGGCCGCTGCCGGTGGTGCTGGTCGGTCGCGATTACTGGCAGCGCGTGGTCGATTTCGAGTTCCTGACTGATGAAGGGGTCATCGACGGCGAGGACCGCGACATCTTCTGGTTCGCGGAGACCGCAGAGGAGGCCTGGCAGGGCATCACCGACTGGTACGAACGTTGCGGCGAACCGCTGCTGCCGCCGGAGACGGACAAATGA
- a CDS encoding MBL fold metallo-hydrolase: MKLSFHGAAQGVTGSCHLLQCAGKSILVDCGLYQGSRELVEENANDFGFDPAEVDYLLLTHAHLDHCGRIPLLVNRGFRGEIITTAASRELARLVMMDAAGLQEEEARYRNRRAHRRGRRGEETVPLYTVLDALNALENFGRTAVYGQTLQLTPELRATFIDAGHILGSACILLEADEHGHRRRILFSGDLGMQGRPILRDPAQPPPADVVVMETTYGDRPHKELEPSVAELYDAINTTTRRGGNVVIPTFALERAQEILYYLHAGKEQGKLPEFLQVFLDSPMAISATQIFRRHPECYDSQTSALFSSGGDPFDFTGLHFTRETAESMAINQINGGAVIMAGSGMCTGGRVRHHLKHNLGRERSSIVFVGYAARGTLARQIIDGAANVTIFGEDYAVRAEIFTIGGFSAHAGQQELLRWHRATGNPDVTFLVHGEKDSMSAFGRLLGAARVETPELHQSFEL; encoded by the coding sequence ATGAAGCTCTCATTCCACGGCGCCGCACAGGGCGTGACGGGTTCCTGCCATCTGCTGCAATGCGCCGGTAAAAGCATCCTGGTGGACTGCGGGCTGTATCAGGGCAGCCGGGAGCTGGTCGAGGAAAACGCCAACGACTTCGGCTTCGATCCGGCGGAGGTGGATTACCTGCTGCTCACCCACGCCCATCTCGACCACTGTGGCCGCATCCCGCTGCTGGTGAACCGCGGCTTCCGCGGCGAGATCATCACCACGGCCGCCAGCCGCGAACTGGCCCGTCTGGTGATGATGGACGCGGCGGGCCTGCAGGAGGAAGAGGCGCGTTACCGCAATCGCCGGGCGCACCGCCGCGGCAGGCGGGGCGAGGAGACCGTCCCGCTCTACACCGTGCTGGATGCGCTCAACGCGCTGGAGAATTTCGGCCGGACGGCGGTGTACGGACAGACACTGCAGCTAACGCCGGAGCTACGGGCAACGTTCATCGACGCGGGCCATATCCTCGGTTCCGCCTGCATCCTCCTGGAAGCGGATGAGCACGGCCACCGGCGCCGGATCCTGTTTTCCGGCGATCTGGGGATGCAGGGGCGACCGATTCTGCGCGACCCGGCACAGCCGCCGCCGGCCGATGTCGTGGTCATGGAAACGACCTACGGCGACCGTCCGCACAAGGAGCTGGAGCCGTCCGTGGCGGAGCTGTACGACGCCATCAACACCACTACGCGGCGCGGTGGCAATGTCGTGATACCGACGTTTGCGCTGGAGCGAGCCCAGGAGATCCTGTATTACCTGCACGCCGGCAAGGAGCAGGGCAAGCTCCCGGAATTCCTGCAGGTGTTTCTCGATTCACCGATGGCGATCTCGGCGACGCAGATCTTCCGCCGCCACCCGGAATGTTACGACAGCCAGACCAGCGCTCTCTTCAGCAGCGGCGGGGACCCGTTCGATTTTACCGGTCTGCATTTCACCCGCGAGACGGCCGAATCGATGGCGATCAACCAGATCAACGGCGGAGCCGTGATCATGGCCGGATCCGGTATGTGTACCGGCGGGCGTGTGCGCCATCACCTCAAGCACAATCTCGGGCGCGAGCGCAGCAGCATCGTATTCGTGGGCTATGCCGCGCGTGGCACGCTGGCACGGCAGATTATCGATGGCGCGGCGAACGTGACAATCTTCGGCGAGGATTATGCCGTGCGTGCGGAGATCTTCACCATCGGCGGCTTCTCCGCCCATGCCGGGCAGCAGGAGCTGCTGAGATGGCATCGCGCAACCGGCAACCCGGATGTGACCTTTCTGGTGCACGGGGAAAAGGACAGCATGTCGGCATTCGGCCGCTTGCTTGGCGCTGCACGGGTAGAAACACCCGAATTACATCAGTCATTCGAGCTCTAG
- a CDS encoding heavy-metal-associated domain-containing protein → MQHIIEVENIKCGGCANTIKTKLGALPGVSAVQVDIEHGRITLEAPAESRASLVETLLASGYPEQGSVEGIKAAKAKAKSFVSCAIGRMGS, encoded by the coding sequence ATGCAGCACATTATCGAAGTCGAGAACATCAAGTGCGGCGGCTGTGCCAATACCATCAAGACCAAGCTGGGCGCACTACCCGGCGTCAGCGCTGTCCAGGTCGATATCGAACACGGCCGCATCACCCTGGAAGCCCCCGCGGAAAGTCGTGCCAGTCTTGTCGAGACGCTGCTGGCCAGCGGCTATCCGGAGCAGGGTTCGGTCGAGGGTATCAAGGCGGCGAAGGCGAAGGCGAAATCCTTCGTCAGCTGCGCCATCGGACGGATGGGTTCCTGA
- a CDS encoding DUF6455 family protein, with protein sequence MTSAVSLISAALLLLALALFTFLLMAAIVFNFKAGIRYRKALARQLENFRLSKMLTALGIDIDEYLSTERVVDIHTHMQRCGACENVGECDERLAGGKLTDDDIGFCNNEESLQQIARARATGKPTGG encoded by the coding sequence ATGACCTCGGCTGTCAGTCTGATATCGGCTGCATTGCTGCTGCTGGCGCTCGCGCTATTCACCTTCCTGCTCATGGCCGCGATCGTCTTCAACTTCAAGGCCGGCATACGCTACCGCAAGGCGTTGGCACGGCAACTCGAGAATTTCCGCCTGTCGAAGATGCTGACCGCGTTGGGGATCGATATTGACGAATACCTCAGCACCGAACGGGTGGTCGATATCCATACTCACATGCAGCGCTGCGGCGCCTGTGAGAATGTCGGTGAATGCGACGAAAGACTGGCCGGCGGCAAGCTGACCGACGACGACATCGGCTTCTGCAATAACGAGGAGTCACTCCAGCAGATCGCCCGGGCACGTGCAACGGGCAAGCCTACCGGCGGCTGA